In one Sporomusa sphaeroides DSM 2875 genomic region, the following are encoded:
- a CDS encoding CarD family transcriptional regulator, with amino-acid sequence MFQIGDKIFYPMHGGGIIEKIEEKEIFGQTQLYYVVNIPHRNMQVMLPLDKTEKLGMRPIVDSAQLDAVLSTIHDDCETAPPMNDTQRQRLNMSKIKTGDIYEEIEVIRDLLRIRNKRKLGMADKNMLDNARQILISEVVLVKDIPLEQATHMLDKMFDGD; translated from the coding sequence ATGTTTCAGATTGGTGATAAGATTTTTTATCCGATGCATGGCGGAGGTATCATTGAGAAAATTGAAGAGAAAGAGATTTTCGGGCAAACACAACTTTATTATGTTGTGAATATACCTCATAGAAACATGCAGGTAATGCTCCCCTTGGATAAGACAGAGAAACTGGGGATGCGGCCAATCGTAGATTCAGCCCAATTGGATGCTGTGCTGAGCACAATCCATGACGACTGCGAGACTGCTCCGCCAATGAATGATACGCAAAGACAACGGCTGAATATGTCCAAAATCAAAACCGGCGACATCTACGAGGAAATTGAGGTAATACGGGATCTCCTGCGCATCAGAAACAAGCGCAAACTGGGAATGGCTGACAAGAACATGCTTGACAACGCCCGGCAGATTCTTATTAGCGAGGTCGTGCTGGTAAAAGACATTCCCCTCGAGCAAGCCACTCATATGTTAGACAAAATGTTTGACGGCGACTAA
- a CDS encoding HAD family hydrolase yields MIHVNLPDGREYRFTHAVFDYNGTLAEDGVVAAEIKELLKQVGAIVQVTVLTADTFGLVRAQLGDVEGIHLHIIDKGREAEQKRDFIRRCGPDNTVCFGNGANDLAMFAEAALAVGVIGPEGIYRPTLEQADVVVTQPKAALQLLLKTGRLVATLRT; encoded by the coding sequence ATGATCCATGTTAACCTGCCGGATGGTCGGGAGTATAGATTCACCCATGCCGTTTTTGACTATAATGGCACCTTGGCGGAAGATGGTGTTGTTGCAGCGGAAATAAAAGAATTGCTTAAACAGGTTGGGGCAATAGTCCAGGTAACAGTACTGACGGCAGATACCTTTGGCCTGGTGCGGGCGCAGTTAGGCGATGTGGAGGGGATACACCTTCACATTATTGACAAAGGCCGGGAGGCTGAGCAAAAACGCGATTTTATCAGAAGGTGCGGTCCGGACAATACCGTTTGTTTCGGCAATGGCGCCAACGATCTGGCGATGTTTGCCGAAGCCGCCCTGGCTGTTGGGGTTATCGGGCCTGAAGGGATTTACCGGCCAACCCTGGAGCAAGCTGATGTTGTGGTAACCCAGCCTAAGGCTGCCCTGCAGCTGCTGCTAAAAACCGGGAGACTTGTGGCTACTTTGCGCACATAA
- a CDS encoding phosphate ABC transporter ATP-binding protein: MINIREFSAFYADKQVLHTVTAAFSRTAITAIIGPSGCGKTTLLKSINRTAELVPGFRASGSIVLDNQDVYSVGEPAAVRRQAGMVLQKPVALPLSIRENILFGPKYYGVSNKAELEQVVTATLTQVGLWNEVKDKLNSPARELSGGQLQRLSIGRSLAVHPKVLLLDEPCSSLDIKSTRLIEELLLALSARLTIVIVTHNLAQARRVAGQTVFMSEGRIIEAGATAQLLEQPQDPLTQEFLAF, encoded by the coding sequence ATGATTAACATCCGGGAATTTAGCGCCTTTTATGCCGATAAACAAGTCCTGCATACCGTCACGGCTGCTTTTAGCCGCACAGCTATTACCGCTATTATCGGACCGTCAGGCTGCGGCAAGACCACGCTGTTAAAGTCCATCAACAGGACGGCTGAACTGGTGCCGGGGTTCCGGGCCAGCGGCAGCATCGTGCTGGACAACCAGGATGTATACAGTGTCGGCGAGCCGGCAGCCGTCCGGCGGCAGGCCGGTATGGTCCTGCAAAAGCCGGTGGCACTGCCGCTGAGCATCAGGGAAAATATCCTGTTTGGTCCGAAATATTATGGCGTAAGCAATAAGGCCGAGCTGGAGCAGGTGGTTACCGCCACACTTACCCAGGTAGGCTTATGGAATGAGGTCAAGGATAAACTTAATTCGCCTGCCAGGGAATTGTCAGGCGGGCAATTGCAGCGCTTATCCATCGGCCGGAGTTTGGCGGTACATCCCAAAGTCCTTCTGCTTGATGAACCCTGTTCCAGCCTGGATATTAAATCCACCCGGCTGATTGAGGAATTGCTGCTGGCACTGAGTGCCCGGTTAACCATTGTCATTGTTACGCATAATCTGGCCCAGGCCAGGCGGGTGGCAGGGCAGACAGTTTTTATGTCAGAGGGGCGAATCATTGAAGCCGGTGCCACCGCGCAGCTGCTAGAGCAGCCGCAGGACCCGCTGACCCAGGAGTTTTTGGCATTTTAA
- the pstA gene encoding phosphate ABC transporter permease PstA produces MGRICLWGSGLAVIAVLLAIMGLLLARGGEALSWEFLTAAPKGLILGTEGGIYPAILGTVSLVAVASLAAAIPALLTAIYLVEYGKASVVAHGINFIIQAMIGIPSILTGLFGYAFFVVTLGFGISLLSGGLTLAIMILPTLVVLMRDALQAVNDEYRLVGASLGVSRRYLLQRVILPIASPHLLSAVLLAMGYAAGATAPIMVTAAVVMSRGSIDLFSPVMALPFHLYILFSQHISLERAYGTALVLVLLLLALNLLSFYLRSRYGKRVTSHD; encoded by the coding sequence ATGGGACGAATTTGTTTATGGGGCTCCGGACTGGCCGTTATTGCCGTGTTGCTGGCCATCATGGGCCTCTTGCTGGCACGCGGCGGTGAGGCCTTGTCCTGGGAGTTCCTGACTGCCGCTCCCAAGGGACTGATTTTGGGAACCGAAGGCGGCATCTACCCGGCGATCCTCGGGACAGTCAGCCTTGTCGCTGTTGCCAGCCTGGCGGCCGCCATACCGGCGCTGTTAACCGCCATTTATCTGGTTGAGTATGGCAAGGCCTCGGTGGTGGCTCATGGCATTAATTTTATTATCCAGGCCATGATCGGCATTCCGTCAATTTTAACAGGCTTATTTGGTTATGCCTTTTTCGTCGTTACGCTGGGTTTCGGGATTTCCCTGCTGTCAGGCGGACTTACGCTGGCTATTATGATTCTGCCGACATTGGTTGTGCTGATGCGGGATGCCTTGCAGGCGGTAAATGATGAGTACCGCCTGGTGGGAGCTTCACTGGGAGTCTCGCGCCGGTACTTATTGCAGCGGGTCATCCTGCCTATCGCCAGTCCGCATTTGCTGAGTGCGGTTTTACTGGCCATGGGCTATGCTGCCGGGGCTACCGCCCCCATCATGGTTACTGCCGCGGTGGTGATGTCCCGGGGCTCTATTGACCTGTTCAGTCCGGTGATGGCGCTGCCTTTTCATCTATACATCTTATTCAGTCAGCATATTTCGCTGGAACGGGCTTATGGAACCGCCCTGGTTCTGGTATTGCTTTTACTGGCATTAAACCTGCTGAGCTTCTATTTGCGCAGCCGGTACGGAAAGCGAGTGACCTCACATGATTAA